One genomic segment of Flavobacteriaceae bacterium includes these proteins:
- a CDS encoding DoxX family protein: protein MNFLLDYLVEVLILFFLIVTFSQSGIDKIMDWKGNLNFIKDHFKNSPIKNTVPFLLGVILVLEIVASVFMIFGIYQIIISGAKEAALYGIALSALTLIFLLIGQRLAKDYPGAMTLAVYFIITILGVFLLSN, encoded by the coding sequence ATGAATTTTCTTTTAGATTACCTCGTTGAAGTTTTAATCTTATTCTTTTTAATTGTTACTTTCTCACAATCCGGGATCGATAAAATAATGGATTGGAAAGGGAATTTAAATTTTATAAAAGATCATTTTAAAAACTCTCCCATAAAAAATACTGTTCCTTTTTTGCTTGGTGTTATTTTGGTTTTAGAAATTGTTGCCAGTGTATTTATGATTTTTGGAATCTATCAAATCATTATAAGTGGAGCTAAGGAAGCTGCTTTATACGGAATAGCATTATCCGCTTTGACATTAATTTTTTTGTTAATCGGTCAAAGACTTGCCAAAGATTATCCGGGAGCTATGACTTTGGCGGTCTATTTTATCATTACCATTTTAGGGGTATTTTTACTGTCTAACTAA
- the ybeY gene encoding rRNA maturation RNase YbeY, producing MIIFNYINDFLLDNEEVIFDWILSVARNDGFEVEYVNYIFCDDDYLHKLNIQYLKHDTLTDIISFDNTEGRIISGDIFISTERVAENARTYRISFEEELQRVLIHGMLHFMRYNDKEDKDIQAMRGKENEALKSLPTDNQ from the coding sequence ATGATTATATTTAATTATATAAATGATTTTTTACTGGATAATGAAGAAGTTATTTTTGATTGGATTCTTTCTGTAGCACGAAATGATGGGTTTGAAGTTGAGTATGTCAATTATATTTTTTGCGATGATGATTACCTGCATAAACTAAATATTCAATATTTGAAGCACGATACGCTAACAGATATTATTAGTTTTGACAACACGGAAGGCCGTATTATTTCGGGAGATATTTTTATATCGACTGAAAGAGTTGCTGAAAATGCCCGAACATACCGGATTTCTTTTGAAGAAGAGCTACAACGAGTATTGATACATGGAATGTTACACTTTATGAGGTATAACGACAAAGAGGATAAAGATATTCAAGCAATGAGAGGAAAAGAAAACGAAGCATTGAAATCATTACCTACTGATAATCAGTAA
- the mnmG gene encoding tRNA uridine-5-carboxymethylaminomethyl(34) synthesis enzyme MnmG, with the protein MSLSSTTYDVIIVGGGHAGSEAAAAAANLGMKTLLITMNLQHIAQMSCNPAMGGIAKGQILREIDALGGYSAIVTDKSAIQFKMLNKSKGPAMWSPRAQSDRMLFAETWRTMLEQTKKMDFYQDSVTGLLFENHTVAGVKTSLGLTIYAKTVVVTAGTFLNGLIHIGEKTFGGGRAGEKAATGITEDLIRKGFESGRMKTGTPPRVDGRSLDFSKMIAQPGDEYPEKFSFLPSTKPLTNQRLCYLSYTNKAVHDVLKEGFDRSPMFNGKIQSTGPRYCPSIEDKIDRFASKERHQIFVEPEGWNTVEIYVNGFSTSLPDDIQDKAIRFIPGFEHVKFFRYGYAIEYDYFPPTQLKHTLETKRIENLFFAGQINGTTGYEEAAAQGLIAGINAALKVKSKEAFILKRNEAYIGVLIDDLITKGTEEPYRMFTSRAEYRTLLRQDNADIRLTPISNAISLASNERLARVKTKIAKTKLLIEFLKNFSVTKETINPVLASKNLALVNQSMKLIKIASRPQLTFSDYMHIEELSEFVEEHTIDKEIIEQVEIHLKYAGYIEKEKNNANKLNRLENIAIPVTFNYHKVKSLSYEAVEKLNKIRPTTISQASRISGVSPSDISVLLVYMGR; encoded by the coding sequence ATGAGTTTATCTAGCACAACATATGATGTTATTATTGTAGGAGGAGGACACGCAGGAAGCGAGGCTGCTGCTGCTGCTGCCAATTTAGGGATGAAAACGTTGTTGATTACAATGAACTTACAACATATAGCTCAAATGAGCTGCAACCCTGCTATGGGAGGAATTGCAAAGGGTCAAATTTTACGGGAAATTGATGCTTTGGGAGGCTATAGTGCCATAGTTACGGACAAATCAGCGATACAGTTTAAAATGCTGAATAAATCAAAAGGCCCTGCTATGTGGAGCCCCAGAGCTCAATCTGACAGAATGCTGTTTGCCGAGACGTGGAGAACCATGTTAGAGCAAACAAAAAAAATGGATTTTTATCAGGATTCGGTTACCGGATTGCTTTTTGAGAATCATACGGTTGCTGGAGTCAAAACGAGCTTGGGACTTACCATATATGCAAAAACAGTTGTTGTAACAGCAGGCACTTTTTTAAATGGTTTGATTCATATAGGAGAAAAAACATTTGGAGGAGGCAGAGCCGGCGAAAAAGCAGCAACCGGAATTACCGAAGATTTGATTCGTAAGGGGTTTGAATCGGGAAGAATGAAAACCGGAACACCTCCCAGAGTAGATGGCCGTTCGTTAGATTTTTCTAAAATGATAGCACAACCGGGAGATGAATATCCGGAAAAATTTTCTTTTTTACCATCAACAAAACCATTGACAAACCAGCGATTGTGTTATTTGTCATATACCAATAAAGCCGTTCATGATGTATTAAAAGAGGGGTTTGATAGATCTCCTATGTTTAATGGAAAAATACAGTCAACAGGACCGAGATATTGCCCTTCTATTGAAGATAAGATAGACCGTTTTGCAAGCAAGGAGCGACATCAAATTTTTGTTGAACCGGAAGGGTGGAATACAGTTGAAATATATGTAAACGGATTCTCTACTTCTTTGCCGGATGATATTCAGGATAAAGCGATCAGATTCATTCCGGGGTTTGAGCATGTCAAATTCTTCAGATATGGTTATGCAATTGAATATGATTATTTTCCTCCGACTCAATTGAAGCATACCTTAGAAACCAAACGAATAGAAAACTTGTTTTTTGCAGGACAAATCAACGGAACCACCGGTTATGAAGAAGCAGCTGCACAAGGACTAATAGCGGGGATCAATGCGGCATTAAAAGTGAAAAGTAAAGAAGCCTTTATTTTAAAAAGAAATGAGGCGTATATTGGTGTTTTGATTGATGATTTGATTACAAAAGGAACGGAAGAACCCTATAGAATGTTTACTTCCAGGGCCGAATACAGGACATTATTAAGACAAGACAATGCAGATATAAGACTAACACCGATATCTAATGCTATCAGTTTAGCATCAAATGAGAGATTGGCAAGAGTCAAAACGAAAATTGCGAAAACAAAATTATTGATTGAATTTTTAAAAAATTTTAGTGTGACAAAAGAAACGATTAACCCTGTGTTAGCATCAAAAAACTTAGCACTGGTAAATCAATCTATGAAATTGATCAAAATTGCTTCGAGACCTCAATTGACATTTTCAGACTATATGCACATAGAAGAGCTGTCAGAATTTGTAGAAGAACATACTATTGACAAGGAAATTATTGAACAGGTAGAAATCCATTTAAAATATGCCGGTTATATAGAAAAAGAAAAGAACAATGCAAACAAGTTAAACAGGTTAGAAAATATAGCTATTCCTGTAACATTTAATTATCATAAAGTAAAATCATTATCCTATGAAGCTGTTGAAAAATTAAATAAAATCAGACCAACAACCATCTCTCAAGCTAGTCGAATAAGTGGTGTTTCACCCAGTGATATTTCAGTTTTATTAGTTTATATGGGTAGATAA
- a CDS encoding DUF4286 family protein, whose protein sequence is MYIYNVTINIDETIHQEWLVWIENHIREMLATGRFLSARLIQVLVEEETGGVTYSIQYTADSRKSF, encoded by the coding sequence GTGTATATATATAACGTAACCATAAATATCGATGAAACGATACATCAAGAATGGCTGGTTTGGATAGAAAACCATATCCGGGAAATGCTGGCAACAGGTCGGTTTTTATCTGCAAGGCTAATACAGGTATTGGTAGAAGAAGAGACGGGAGGAGTAACGTATTCTATACAATACACTGCTGATAGCAGAAAATCTTTTTAA
- the serS gene encoding serine--tRNA ligase, whose amino-acid sequence MLQVPFIRNNKQKILDGLTKRNFQSSRKLIEDVLSLDKKRRATQVSLDAVLAESNKLSKEIGVLFKKGEAQKANLVKEKTSQLKEQSKALSEELNAIAKELREILFQIPNVPHASVPVGNSEEHNEVVFEEGDIPKLSKNALPHWELAKKYDIIDFELGTKISGAGFPVYKGKGAQLQRALISYFLAKNTAAGYTEYQVPHMVNEASGFGTGQLPDKEGQMYHITEDDLYLIPTAEVPITNMFRGDLFLESDFPIMCTGYSPCFRREAGSYGAHVRGLNRLHQFDKVEIVRIEHPDASYKALDNMVAHIKTILGELKLPYRMLRLCGGDIGFTAALTFDFELFSTAQDRWLEISSVSNFETFQANRLKLRFKNKEGKSQLAHTLNGSALALPRVLAGILENYQTDAGINIPEVLVPYTGFHVID is encoded by the coding sequence ATGTTACAGGTTCCATTCATTAGAAATAACAAGCAAAAAATACTAGACGGACTGACTAAAAGAAATTTTCAAAGCAGCCGGAAACTAATAGAAGATGTACTATCTTTAGATAAAAAAAGAAGAGCTACTCAAGTTTCTTTAGATGCCGTATTGGCCGAATCTAATAAGCTATCTAAAGAAATTGGTGTTTTGTTTAAAAAAGGTGAGGCCCAAAAAGCAAACTTAGTCAAAGAAAAAACGAGTCAACTAAAAGAACAGTCCAAAGCTTTGTCTGAAGAATTAAATGCTATTGCAAAGGAGCTTCGAGAAATTCTTTTTCAAATTCCAAATGTTCCTCATGCTTCTGTTCCTGTTGGCAACTCCGAAGAACATAATGAAGTGGTTTTTGAAGAAGGAGACATTCCGAAACTGTCGAAAAATGCACTCCCTCACTGGGAATTAGCCAAGAAATATGACATCATAGATTTTGAACTTGGAACAAAGATATCAGGCGCAGGGTTTCCCGTTTATAAAGGAAAAGGAGCACAGCTGCAACGAGCTTTGATCAGTTATTTTTTAGCTAAAAATACAGCTGCCGGATATACCGAATATCAGGTTCCTCATATGGTAAATGAAGCTTCCGGTTTTGGAACAGGCCAACTGCCTGACAAAGAAGGACAGATGTATCATATAACCGAAGATGATTTATATTTGATTCCTACGGCGGAAGTTCCTATCACCAATATGTTTAGAGGAGATCTGTTTTTGGAAAGCGATTTTCCGATCATGTGTACGGGTTACTCTCCTTGTTTTAGGCGCGAAGCCGGTTCTTACGGAGCACATGTAAGAGGTTTAAACAGGTTACACCAATTTGATAAGGTAGAAATTGTACGTATAGAACATCCTGATGCTTCTTATAAGGCTTTGGACAATATGGTAGCGCATATTAAAACCATTTTAGGCGAACTAAAACTCCCATATCGAATGCTCCGTTTATGTGGCGGAGATATTGGTTTTACAGCTGCATTAACCTTTGATTTTGAGCTTTTTTCTACGGCTCAGGATCGATGGCTGGAAATTAGCTCCGTATCTAATTTCGAAACGTTTCAAGCAAACAGGTTAAAATTGAGATTTAAAAATAAAGAAGGTAAGAGTCAGTTGGCGCACACCTTAAACGGAAGTGCATTGGCTTTGCCAAGGGTACTGGCCGGGATATTAGAAAATTACCAAACGGATGCAGGAATTAACATCCCGGAAGTATTGGTTCCTTATACCGGTTTTCATGTAATTGACTAA
- a CDS encoding methyltransferase domain-containing protein, producing MTKKSEFHYGLTPYLNCKDYLVSNETYEVMISNKYDILVTSPVPLNLNKYYNSKAYTSHTDSKKKLIDYLYQIIKKISIKKKYNLIKGFHTQNKILDIGAGTGDFLHFFKSKGWNVFGIEPNFEARKLAEKKGVYLKETIHSCQKEIFDVVTMWHVLEHVPNLSEYIETLSQIVSNEGILFIAVPNFKSYDAHYYKEYWAAYDVPRHLWHFSQKGIEQLFKKVKMKIVKTYPLKFDSYYVSLLSEKNKTNKQNLFKALLNGWKSNRKARKNSEYSSIIYVIKKQ from the coding sequence ATGACAAAAAAAAGTGAATTTCACTATGGCTTAACCCCATACTTAAATTGTAAAGATTATTTGGTTTCTAACGAAACCTATGAAGTAATGATCTCTAATAAATATGATATATTAGTCACTTCACCGGTTCCTTTGAATCTTAACAAGTACTATAATAGCAAAGCATATACTTCTCATACGGATTCTAAAAAAAAACTGATTGATTATCTTTATCAAATCATAAAAAAAATCTCTATTAAGAAAAAATACAATCTCATAAAAGGATTTCATACCCAAAACAAGATATTGGATATCGGAGCCGGGACAGGAGATTTTTTACATTTTTTTAAGTCGAAAGGCTGGAATGTCTTTGGTATTGAACCTAATTTTGAAGCGAGAAAATTAGCTGAAAAAAAAGGAGTTTATCTGAAAGAAACCATTCATTCGTGTCAAAAAGAGATCTTTGACGTGGTTACTATGTGGCATGTTCTAGAGCACGTTCCTAACCTTAGTGAGTACATTGAAACCCTTTCTCAAATAGTTTCAAATGAAGGGATTTTATTCATTGCTGTACCTAACTTTAAAAGTTATGATGCCCATTATTATAAAGAATATTGGGCAGCATATGATGTACCCAGGCATTTGTGGCATTTTTCTCAAAAAGGAATTGAACAACTTTTTAAAAAAGTAAAGATGAAAATTGTTAAAACATATCCTTTAAAATTTGATTCTTATTATGTTTCGCTTCTGAGTGAGAAAAATAAAACAAATAAACAAAACCTGTTTAAAGCACTTTTGAATGGTTGGAAATCAAATAGAAAAGCTAGAAAGAATTCTGAATATTCTTCTATTATATATGTGATAAAAAAACAATAA
- a CDS encoding tetratricopeptide repeat protein produces the protein MRFYFFIIFLLINGLCYSQNDFYLAENYFRESEYEKAIQIYKKLAQKNKYSPVYLKRLVTCYQEIEKFDLAEKALHEELRNNPSLYYLHVEIGYNLERQQKKEAAKKHYSLALSGIEKNPVFGELTGRLYQENNLLDLAIEAYKKTMTFNTASNFNFQIAQIYGEKGDFEKMFNCYFDLIDSKKSYISLAKQYISKYISENPLDKNNVLFKRTLLKRSVSNPKNTWNELLSWLFTKQKEYRKALIQEKALFKRNPDYLSNINTLGTTAFENKDYDAAKECFQYILSNTQNIDEKLFAHLYDLKSAVALNNKNAEFLFDKVLNTYGRTSLTLPIQVAYADYLTFKKNEPVRAQKILEKALTLSSSKFEKASMQLKLGDVLVFMGKYNKALICFSQIQTRLKNHPLAQDARFKVAQTSYFKGDFTWAMAQLKVLKGSTSQLIANDAVHLFLTISDNEPKDSIPAGLKSYANADLLAFQNKNTEALAMLSDIIKKYKGQPIEDDALFKQAAIYTKERQFENAIANYLKIIELDKQGVLVDDALYELAEVYHYNLNDPKKASEYYQKIIFDFGSSIYLVDARKKYRMLRGDIVN, from the coding sequence ATGAGGTTTTATTTTTTTATTATTTTTCTGCTTATCAACGGTTTGTGTTATTCGCAAAACGATTTTTATCTGGCTGAAAATTATTTTAGGGAAAGCGAATATGAAAAAGCAATTCAGATTTATAAAAAACTGGCACAAAAAAATAAGTATAGTCCTGTTTATTTAAAAAGGCTAGTTACCTGCTATCAGGAAATCGAAAAATTTGATTTGGCCGAAAAAGCATTGCATGAAGAACTGCGCAATAATCCATCATTGTATTACCTGCATGTAGAAATTGGTTACAATTTAGAACGCCAACAAAAAAAAGAAGCCGCAAAAAAACACTATTCACTGGCCTTGTCAGGGATAGAAAAGAATCCTGTTTTTGGTGAGCTTACCGGACGTTTATATCAAGAGAACAACTTGCTCGATCTGGCCATTGAAGCGTACAAAAAAACAATGACATTTAATACTGCTTCTAATTTTAATTTTCAGATTGCACAAATTTATGGCGAAAAAGGAGATTTTGAAAAAATGTTCAATTGCTATTTTGATTTAATAGATAGTAAAAAAAGTTATATATCCCTTGCAAAACAGTATATCAGTAAGTACATATCTGAAAATCCTTTAGATAAAAATAATGTGTTGTTTAAAAGAACCTTATTAAAAAGGTCTGTCAGCAATCCAAAAAATACATGGAATGAGTTACTAAGTTGGTTGTTTACAAAGCAAAAGGAATACCGCAAAGCACTCATTCAGGAAAAAGCGCTTTTTAAGAGGAATCCGGATTACTTATCTAATATTAACACTTTGGGTACAACAGCCTTTGAGAATAAAGATTATGATGCTGCAAAAGAATGTTTTCAATACATCTTGTCGAATACACAGAATATAGATGAAAAATTATTCGCCCATTTATATGATTTAAAATCTGCCGTAGCGCTGAATAATAAAAATGCTGAGTTTCTTTTTGATAAGGTTTTAAATACCTATGGACGTACTTCCCTGACACTCCCTATCCAGGTAGCGTATGCTGATTATCTCACATTTAAAAAAAATGAACCTGTAAGGGCTCAAAAAATTTTAGAAAAAGCACTTACTTTAAGTAGCTCAAAATTCGAAAAGGCCAGCATGCAATTGAAGCTTGGTGATGTACTGGTTTTTATGGGGAAGTACAATAAAGCATTAATCTGTTTTTCTCAAATTCAAACACGATTAAAAAACCACCCGTTAGCTCAGGATGCCAGGTTTAAAGTAGCACAAACTTCTTATTTTAAAGGGGATTTTACATGGGCAATGGCACAATTAAAAGTTTTAAAAGGATCAACCTCACAGCTTATTGCCAACGATGCGGTTCATTTATTTTTAACCATTTCGGATAACGAACCTAAAGATTCTATTCCAGCAGGTTTAAAATCGTATGCGAATGCTGATTTACTGGCATTTCAAAATAAAAATACGGAAGCCTTAGCTATGCTTTCGGATATCATAAAAAAGTACAAAGGGCAACCCATTGAAGACGATGCGCTATTTAAACAAGCAGCCATTTATACAAAAGAGAGGCAATTTGAGAATGCCATTGCAAACTATCTTAAAATAATTGAGTTGGACAAACAAGGGGTTTTGGTTGATGATGCCCTTTATGAGCTTGCTGAAGTTTATCATTATAACCTAAACGACCCAAAAAAAGCTTCGGAATACTATCAAAAAATTATTTTTGATTTTGGCTCAAGCATCTATTTAGTCGATGCCAGAAAGAAATACAGAATGCTTAGGGGAGATATTGTGAATTAA
- a CDS encoding IS982 family transposase yields MNNLNANYERILEVLRKISKEQLLIYQRREPKLSDLELISLSLTVEFMGIDSENDLFRKLPIAIYQKIERSVYNKRRRRLLDHLDSIRLKLASYFNEFENYFIVDSMPLEVCKLSRSYRSKICKETMHTFPDKGYCASQGTNYYGYKLHAICSVSGVFQSIDFSPASVDDINYLKAVKMQIKSATLIGDRGYLSAEVQLNLFETYDIKLNTPMRNNQNQYKKQAYIFRKSRKRIETLFSQLYDQFMIRRNYAKTFEGFKTRIISKITALTVIQYINKFIFNRNINNIKISII; encoded by the coding sequence ATGAACAACTTAAATGCAAATTACGAAAGAATATTGGAAGTATTAAGAAAAATATCAAAAGAACAACTTTTAATTTATCAAAGGCGTGAACCTAAACTTAGTGATTTAGAACTCATCAGTTTAAGTTTAACGGTAGAATTTATGGGAATTGATAGCGAGAATGATTTGTTTAGGAAACTCCCAATTGCAATTTACCAGAAAATAGAACGAAGTGTTTATAACAAAAGAAGGCGTAGATTATTAGATCATTTGGACAGTATTCGATTAAAATTAGCTTCCTACTTTAATGAATTTGAGAATTATTTTATCGTTGACAGTATGCCTTTGGAAGTTTGCAAATTATCAAGAAGTTATCGTTCTAAAATCTGCAAAGAAACAATGCATACCTTTCCAGACAAAGGTTATTGTGCATCTCAAGGTACTAATTATTACGGGTATAAGTTGCACGCAATTTGTTCTGTGAGCGGTGTTTTTCAGAGTATCGATTTTAGTCCAGCATCTGTAGATGATATCAATTATCTTAAAGCGGTTAAAATGCAGATTAAAAGCGCTACTTTAATTGGTGATAGAGGATATTTATCCGCAGAAGTTCAACTTAATTTATTTGAAACCTATGATATTAAATTAAATACACCAATGAGAAATAATCAAAATCAGTATAAGAAACAAGCTTATATTTTTAGAAAATCTAGAAAACGTATAGAAACTTTGTTCTCACAATTATATGACCAGTTTATGATTCGAAGAAACTATGCTAAAACTTTTGAAGGATTTAAAACAAGAATAATATCTAAGATAACTGCTTTAACTGTAATTCAATACATCAACAAATTTATCTTTAATAGAAATATCAACAACATTAAAATCAGCATTATTTAA